One genomic region from Bacillus sp. SLBN-46 encodes:
- the fabL gene encoding enoyl-[acyl-carrier-protein] reductase FabL → MTQKVALITGSSRGIGKATALKLAEAGYDIVINYARSKKGALETAEQVEALGRKAFIVKANVGDVAKIKDMFAQIEQEFGRLDVFVNNAASGVQRPVMELEESHWDWTLNINSKALLFCAQEAAKLMERNGGGKIVSISSLGSIRYLENYTVVGVSKAALEALTRYLAVELAPKNIIVNAVSGGAVDTEALKHFPNREELLQEAKEKTPAGRMVEIEDMVNCIMFLLSEDSSMIRGQTIIVDGGISLLV, encoded by the coding sequence ATGACACAAAAAGTAGCATTAATTACTGGAAGCAGCAGAGGAATCGGAAAAGCAACTGCCTTAAAATTGGCTGAGGCAGGCTATGATATTGTTATTAACTATGCCAGAAGTAAAAAAGGGGCCTTAGAAACGGCTGAACAAGTGGAGGCATTAGGTAGAAAGGCTTTCATTGTAAAAGCTAATGTTGGTGATGTAGCTAAGATTAAAGACATGTTTGCCCAAATTGAACAGGAGTTCGGCCGCTTAGATGTATTTGTTAACAATGCAGCTTCTGGTGTACAACGTCCTGTTATGGAGCTTGAAGAGTCTCATTGGGATTGGACGTTGAATATTAACAGCAAAGCACTATTATTCTGTGCACAAGAAGCAGCAAAATTGATGGAGAGAAATGGCGGAGGAAAAATTGTTAGCATAAGTTCACTTGGATCCATTCGTTACTTAGAAAATTACACAGTAGTAGGTGTTTCAAAAGCAGCACTTGAGGCATTAACCAGATATTTAGCTGTCGAATTGGCTCCAAAAAATATTATTGTCAATGCGGTTTCTGGAGGAGCTGTTGATACGGAAGCATTAAAACATTTTCCAAATCGTGAAGAATTGCTGCAAGAAGCAAAAGAAAAGACGCCAGCAGGAAGAATGGTGGAAATTGAAGATATGGTTAACTGTATCATGTTCCTTTTATCAGAGGATTCAAGCATGATTAGGGGACAAACGATCATCGTTGATGGAGGAATC
- the mutY gene encoding A/G-specific adenine glycosylase encodes MIIEQENSEKININAFQNDLISWFHAEQRDLPWRKDQDPYKVWVSEIMLQQTRVDTVIPYFNRFIEWFPTIEDLAEAEEEKVLKAWEGLGYYSRVRNLQSAVREVKEKYNGVVPNTPEDISSLKGVGPYTAGAILSIAYGIPEPAVDGNVMRVLSRILLIREDIAKASSRKIFEKAVRDIISHEDPSAFNQALMELGALICTPTSPSCLLCPVREHCHAFHEGAQEELPIKTKKVKTRDVQLAAAVVEDENGKILIHKRPASGLLANLWEFPTVELHHPLQNERKQIVKLFKQSLDLDIQFGQIIGQIEHVFSHLVWNIKVYTGTIKHFVPESEEWKFVTLEEMKEYAFPVPYQKMFKLSRDYKNE; translated from the coding sequence ATGATAATTGAACAAGAAAATTCAGAAAAAATCAATATAAATGCTTTTCAAAATGATCTCATTTCCTGGTTTCATGCTGAACAACGAGATTTACCTTGGAGAAAGGACCAGGATCCTTACAAGGTTTGGGTTTCAGAAATCATGTTACAACAAACAAGAGTCGATACAGTTATACCCTACTTTAATCGTTTTATAGAATGGTTTCCCACGATTGAAGACTTAGCTGAAGCAGAAGAGGAGAAAGTCCTAAAGGCTTGGGAGGGTCTAGGCTATTATTCCAGAGTTAGAAATCTTCAATCTGCCGTTAGGGAAGTAAAAGAGAAATATAATGGGGTAGTGCCGAACACACCAGAGGATATTTCTTCTCTTAAGGGAGTGGGACCCTATACTGCGGGTGCCATTTTAAGCATTGCCTATGGAATTCCAGAGCCAGCTGTTGATGGAAATGTGATGAGGGTATTATCACGAATTTTGTTAATTCGGGAAGATATTGCGAAGGCTTCTTCAAGAAAGATTTTTGAAAAGGCAGTTCGAGATATCATTTCACATGAAGACCCCTCTGCATTTAACCAAGCATTAATGGAATTGGGGGCTTTAATTTGTACACCGACTTCTCCTTCTTGTTTATTGTGTCCTGTTCGTGAGCATTGTCATGCCTTTCATGAAGGTGCCCAAGAAGAACTTCCAATCAAAACGAAAAAGGTCAAAACACGAGATGTGCAACTAGCAGCAGCGGTCGTTGAAGACGAAAATGGGAAAATACTCATTCATAAACGGCCAGCTAGTGGCCTACTCGCTAATTTATGGGAGTTTCCAACTGTAGAGCTTCATCACCCATTACAAAATGAACGAAAGCAGATTGTTAAATTGTTTAAACAATCATTGGATTTAGACATTCAATTTGGTCAGATAATCGGGCAAATTGAACATGTTTTTTCGCACCTAGTATGGAATATCAAGGTGTATACCGGTACTATTAAACATTTTGTACCGGAAAGTGAAGAGTGGAAATTTGTAACACTTGAAGAAATGAAAGAATACGCTTTTCCTGTACCATATCAAAAAATGTTTAAGCTGTCACGAGATTATAAAAACGAATGA
- a CDS encoding metal-dependent hydrolase — protein sequence MDTGTHVVMGIALGGLATLDPVVASSHATATSVLIATIAGSQIPDIDTVLKLRNNAIYIRNHRGVTHSIPAVLLWPLVILAVVYPFFPHANLLHLWAWTFAAVFIHVFVDIFNAYGTQALRPFSSKWVALGVINTFDPFIFGIHVVGILIWVIGANPGITFSIMYLVILGYYLKRYQAKKRVLVEVRTLIPDATEIIIAPTMKFHHWRIAAMNKKQFFVGRAIDGKVEILDQFKRIPVPNTPVIEAAKKDKNLSAFLSFSPVYRWEVDEYDNFYEVRFIDLRYRSNGHYPFVAVVQLDCDLNPISSYTGWVFSEKKLRKKLSIISN from the coding sequence TTGGATACTGGAACTCATGTTGTAATGGGCATTGCTCTTGGCGGTCTTGCTACACTTGACCCTGTTGTAGCTAGCAGCCATGCCACTGCTACCAGTGTGTTGATTGCAACAATCGCCGGATCTCAAATACCAGATATTGACACGGTTTTAAAGCTTAGAAATAATGCTATCTATATACGTAATCATCGAGGAGTTACGCATTCCATTCCGGCGGTTCTATTATGGCCGCTTGTGATTTTAGCAGTGGTCTATCCTTTTTTCCCTCATGCTAATCTTCTTCATCTATGGGCTTGGACCTTTGCAGCAGTATTTATTCATGTTTTTGTTGATATCTTTAATGCCTACGGGACGCAAGCATTGCGACCTTTTTCCTCAAAATGGGTTGCTTTAGGGGTCATCAATACCTTTGACCCTTTTATCTTTGGGATTCATGTTGTTGGAATTCTCATTTGGGTTATTGGAGCAAATCCAGGTATTACCTTTTCCATCATGTATTTGGTCATCTTGGGCTACTATTTAAAGCGATATCAAGCCAAGAAAAGAGTATTAGTGGAAGTAAGAACTTTGATTCCAGATGCAACGGAAATTATTATCGCTCCTACTATGAAGTTTCATCATTGGCGGATTGCCGCTATGAACAAGAAACAATTTTTTGTAGGTAGAGCAATCGACGGTAAAGTGGAGATCTTAGATCAATTCAAACGTATTCCTGTACCCAATACACCTGTTATTGAGGCAGCCAAAAAAGATAAAAATCTGTCCGCCTTTCTATCCTTCTCCCCTGTTTACCGATGGGAAGTGGATGAATACGATAATTTTTACGAGGTGCGGTTCATCGATCTTCGATACCGAAGCAATGGGCACTACCCGTTCGTCGCCGTCGTTCAGTTAGATTGTGATTTAAATCCGATTAGCTCCTATACAGGCTGGGTGTTTAGTGAAAAAAAACTAAGAAAAAAACTAAGTATTATATCAAATTAA
- a CDS encoding YfhJ family protein: MKVYQEELTRLLLEKNNELSFDQARTWVELLWDDFETSYAKAGREYKGSEMTEKIVRQWIENYGNRLHDFIATNPKYKHFLNQEKNQTN; this comes from the coding sequence ATGAAAGTGTATCAGGAAGAATTAACAAGGTTGTTGTTAGAAAAAAATAACGAATTATCCTTTGACCAAGCAAGGACCTGGGTGGAATTGCTTTGGGATGATTTCGAAACCAGTTATGCAAAAGCTGGCAGGGAGTATAAGGGCAGTGAAATGACTGAGAAAATTGTGAGGCAATGGATTGAGAATTATGGAAATAGACTTCATGATTTCATCGCCACCAATCCGAAATATAAACATTTTTTAAATCAGGAAAAGAATCAAACAAATTAA
- a CDS encoding small, acid-soluble spore protein K — protein MRNKETNFPNQNNNKLEGEPRAKAEYASKRADGTINTHPQERMRASGERDDESPQYS, from the coding sequence ATGAGAAATAAAGAAACGAATTTTCCTAATCAAAATAATAATAAGTTAGAGGGCGAGCCAAGAGCGAAAGCAGAATATGCTTCTAAAAGAGCCGATGGCACCATCAATACCCATCCACAAGAGCGTATGCGTGCTTCAGGGGAACGCGATGACGAATCCCCTCAGTACTCATAA
- a CDS encoding YfhH family protein translates to MQQEKRYSDMTEHELKQEIASLQEKARKAEQMGMVSEYAVLERKVQMARAYLINPESFQPGEIYEIEGDPGQYFKIDYMNGVFAWGYRLKGDGKEEALPISMLKGLK, encoded by the coding sequence ATGCAGCAGGAGAAACGATACAGTGATATGACAGAGCATGAGTTAAAACAGGAAATTGCTTCACTTCAAGAAAAAGCACGAAAAGCTGAACAAATGGGAATGGTTAGTGAGTATGCTGTGCTTGAAAGAAAGGTACAAATGGCAAGAGCGTATCTGATTAATCCAGAATCGTTTCAACCAGGCGAAATATATGAAATTGAAGGCGATCCAGGCCAATATTTTAAAATTGACTATATGAACGGTGTGTTTGCTTGGGGATATCGTTTAAAAGGCGATGGAAAAGAAGAGGCTCTCCCGATTTCTATGTTAAAAGGGCTAAAATGA
- a CDS encoding SDR family oxidoreductase, with translation MKTMIVTGAGSGLGKELAFLFSKKGYHLLLVGRTIEKLARAKQEIEALGGNADILSLDISDNEEVGSKLSEVNERYQIAGLVNNAGIGHFGPFTEMDHTQIKEMLETNVWGTILMTKAILPLLSQNGEGRIMNIISTAGLRGKVNEAVYVASKFAVRGFTESLQKEYEGSGIKFNAVYMGGMDTPFWDESTHVSDKSRFRTAKEVAEIIMDQIDQDSIIIESK, from the coding sequence ATGAAAACAATGATTGTAACTGGGGCAGGCTCAGGCTTAGGCAAAGAATTAGCTTTCTTATTTTCAAAAAAAGGGTATCACCTTCTATTGGTTGGAAGAACCATTGAAAAGCTAGCCCGAGCAAAGCAGGAGATAGAAGCATTGGGTGGAAACGCAGATATCTTATCACTTGATATTTCAGATAATGAAGAGGTTGGTTCAAAACTAAGTGAAGTAAATGAGCGTTACCAAATAGCCGGCTTGGTCAACAACGCAGGTATCGGTCATTTTGGACCGTTTACGGAGATGGATCATACACAAATAAAAGAAATGCTTGAGACGAATGTATGGGGAACGATTTTGATGACAAAAGCCATTCTTCCACTTTTATCCCAAAATGGAGAAGGGCGAATCATGAATATTATTTCTACTGCGGGCTTGCGCGGGAAAGTAAATGAGGCAGTGTATGTTGCCAGCAAATTTGCTGTAAGAGGATTTACAGAAAGTCTACAAAAGGAATACGAAGGTTCTGGAATCAAATTTAACGCTGTTTACATGGGCGGGATGGACACGCCATTTTGGGACGAAAGCACTCATGTTTCAGACAAATCACGATTTAGGACAGCAAAGGAAGTAGCGGAAATTATTATGGATCAAATCGATCAGGATTCTATTATTATTGAGAGTAAATAA
- the recX gene encoding recombination regulator RecX: MAIITKITTQQKNVDRFNVFMDYGKGKGEEFAFSVDSDVLIKFNLKKGMELDDFSFLEIQYQDDIRKAYNLAVNYLARRMRSEKEIKDYLLKKELDEPVINEVLHRLISQKYINDQEYALAYVRTQANTTDKGPDLIRLELKEKGIGEGTLMQAIEEYPREQQIEKATKMSEKFFQKNSKDSLKIQKQKLENLLLRKGYPFEVIGIAVNEAKVEKEEDEEMEAVRFQGEKTHRKYAHLSGYEYQQKMKQALYRKGFSMDNIERFLSEIESEEN, from the coding sequence ATGGCCATTATTACGAAAATCACCACACAGCAAAAAAATGTAGACCGTTTTAACGTTTTTATGGATTATGGCAAGGGCAAGGGTGAAGAATTTGCCTTTAGTGTCGACAGCGATGTGTTAATTAAATTCAATTTAAAAAAAGGGATGGAGCTTGATGATTTTTCTTTCTTGGAAATTCAGTATCAAGACGATATCCGTAAGGCCTACAACTTAGCGGTCAATTATCTGGCAAGAAGGATGAGGTCGGAAAAAGAAATCAAGGATTACCTTTTAAAAAAGGAACTTGATGAACCCGTCATTAACGAGGTTCTCCATAGGTTAATCTCGCAAAAATATATTAATGATCAGGAATATGCCTTGGCTTATGTAAGGACCCAGGCGAATACGACAGATAAAGGTCCTGATTTAATTAGGTTAGAGTTAAAGGAAAAAGGGATTGGAGAGGGGACTCTTATGCAAGCAATAGAGGAGTATCCCCGAGAGCAGCAGATTGAAAAAGCAACAAAAATGAGCGAAAAGTTTTTTCAAAAAAATTCAAAGGATTCCTTAAAAATTCAGAAGCAGAAGCTAGAAAATTTACTCTTAAGAAAAGGGTATCCCTTTGAGGTCATAGGAATTGCAGTGAATGAAGCAAAAGTTGAAAAAGAAGAAGATGAGGAAATGGAAGCGGTCCGGTTCCAAGGTGAAAAAACCCATCGAAAGTATGCGCATTTAAGTGGGTATGAATACCAACAAAAGATGAAACAAGCTTTATATCGTAAAGGATTTTCAATGGATAATATCGAGAGATTTCTTTCTGAGATAGAAAGTGAAGAAAATTAA
- a CDS encoding TIGR01777 family oxidoreductase translates to MKIAIAGGTGFVGRALVNELSKYEHEIVILTRQARKSNEKANIRYTQWLTDDANPVMDLQDTDIFINLAGESINSGRWTEERKSKILSSRMEAVDAVLDIINKLDRKPQALINASAIGIYGTSETKVFTENNEKLGTDFLAETVVKWEQEASKAVPLGIRPVLCRFGIILEKDAGALPKMLMPYKWFIGGNIGSGKQWMSWIHLEDVVKGILFAIENKQIQGPVNFTAPHPVRMSDFGKTLAEVLHRPHWLPVPSFALRLLLGEMSTLVVDGQKVLPNKLLDHGFQFQYPNLEKALKNIFS, encoded by the coding sequence ATGAAAATTGCAATTGCAGGTGGAACAGGCTTTGTTGGAAGGGCACTTGTCAATGAACTAAGTAAGTATGAACATGAAATAGTTATTTTAACTCGCCAGGCAAGAAAATCTAACGAGAAGGCCAACATTCGATATACTCAATGGTTAACTGATGATGCGAACCCTGTTATGGACCTCCAAGATACGGATATCTTTATTAACCTCGCAGGTGAGTCGATTAACAGCGGGCGCTGGACCGAAGAGAGAAAAAGTAAAATTTTATCTAGTCGAATGGAAGCAGTCGATGCAGTCCTAGACATAATAAACAAATTAGATCGGAAACCGCAGGCGCTTATTAACGCCAGTGCGATTGGTATTTACGGAACCTCAGAAACAAAAGTATTTACTGAAAATAACGAAAAACTAGGCACGGATTTTTTAGCAGAAACAGTTGTAAAGTGGGAACAAGAGGCAAGCAAGGCGGTTCCATTAGGAATTAGACCGGTCTTATGCAGATTTGGTATCATTCTTGAAAAGGATGCTGGCGCTCTTCCAAAGATGCTGATGCCTTATAAGTGGTTTATAGGAGGCAATATTGGAAGTGGTAAACAGTGGATGTCATGGATTCATCTTGAGGATGTAGTGAAAGGTATACTCTTTGCAATTGAAAATAAACAAATTCAAGGTCCTGTAAATTTCACTGCTCCACATCCTGTGAGGATGAGCGATTTTGGCAAAACGCTTGCTGAAGTCTTGCATCGACCACACTGGCTTCCTGTACCTAGCTTTGCCCTTCGTTTGCTCCTTGGTGAAATGAGCACCTTAGTGGTAGATGGGCAAAAGGTTTTACCGAATAAACTTTTAGATCATGGATTCCAATTTCAGTACCCTAATTTAGAAAAAGCATTAAAAAATATATTTTCTTAA
- a CDS encoding YfhE family protein, whose product MAGKKKKDLGRGKYTLTSTQEVLYQRDFKMADRAAGYHDSKTKL is encoded by the coding sequence ATGGCGGGAAAAAAGAAAAAAGATTTGGGTAGAGGTAAATATACCTTAACAAGTACACAAGAGGTTTTATACCAGCGTGATTTTAAGATGGCTGACCGTGCCGCCGGCTATCATGACAGCAAAACTAAGCTGTAA
- a CDS encoding YfhD family protein, protein MGRMHNGGSHKNNKASLPQTPKNMKTDGNDVEYSQEFADHADLEAQARANAANQRVKNKKR, encoded by the coding sequence ATGGGTCGAATGCATAATGGAGGTTCTCACAAAAATAATAAAGCATCACTTCCACAAACACCGAAAAATATGAAAACAGATGGAAACGATGTAGAATACTCACAAGAATTTGCTGATCATGCAGATCTTGAAGCACAAGCCCGTGCTAATGCCGCAAACCAGCGTGTAAAGAATAAGAAAAGATAA
- a CDS encoding DoxX family protein, which translates to MRWYKTPQAAVVWTVLRVWLGLQWIEAGYHKLTGGFDAGGFLKGALANATGDHPAVQAWYADFLQQFAIPNVQIFNVLIPWGELLVGLGLIVGLATLPALIAGAFMNLNFMLAGTTSTNPILYTAAMILLFVGTGAYYFGLDRYAVPFIKGYIKKAPARNVNTN; encoded by the coding sequence ATGAGATGGTACAAAACCCCTCAAGCAGCCGTTGTTTGGACTGTTTTAAGAGTTTGGCTTGGATTACAGTGGATTGAAGCAGGTTATCATAAATTAACAGGTGGATTTGATGCTGGCGGATTTTTAAAAGGTGCACTCGCCAATGCAACTGGCGATCATCCAGCAGTGCAGGCTTGGTACGCAGATTTCTTACAACAATTTGCTATTCCAAATGTTCAAATCTTTAACGTATTAATTCCTTGGGGAGAATTACTTGTTGGTTTAGGATTAATTGTCGGATTAGCCACTCTTCCAGCATTAATCGCCGGTGCATTTATGAACTTAAACTTCATGCTGGCAGGTACAACAAGCACGAACCCAATTCTTTATACAGCAGCAATGATTCTTCTCTTCGTAGGAACAGGTGCTTATTACTTCGGACTTGACCGTTATGCAGTCCCTTTCATCAAAGGCTATATCAAGAAGGCACCTGCAAGGAATGTGAATACCAACTAA
- a CDS encoding homoserine dehydrogenase, translating to MSVIKVAILGFGTVGEGVYRTIQSHSEELTATLGKKVEVAAVLIRNTQKKRNISENVLVTTEFADILNLEQLDVVVEAIVDKEPTFTFLKSAIQRGCHIITANKEMFAHHGKELLELAAEKNVSVGFEATVAGGIPVIQTLRQLLNINRVKQVRGILNGTSNFILSEMREKKQSFAQALVLAQENGYAEADPTNDVEGFDAFYKTMILSRLAFGEEPNWQDVDREGITSITSELIEAAETAGLRFKHIASITRLGGQIKATVKPALVGKEHPFYHVEGVQNAVNVYSDIVGEITLQGPGAGMFPTASAVIEDLVYVCQNPPGKRTVTRSQEVVTEFSKNDKQETWLVHGLTHKPITPAITWIEEVEEGTHVIRASSKEVIQLAKQQKNLVYFPIIGEYERVKQVKAALKAL from the coding sequence GTGTCTGTAATTAAAGTGGCAATCCTTGGATTTGGAACAGTTGGTGAAGGAGTATATCGAACAATACAATCACACAGTGAGGAGCTTACAGCTACATTGGGCAAAAAGGTTGAAGTTGCCGCTGTTCTTATCAGAAACACGCAAAAGAAAAGAAATATTAGTGAAAATGTATTAGTAACAACAGAATTTGCGGATATCTTAAATCTCGAACAGCTTGATGTTGTTGTGGAGGCTATTGTCGATAAAGAGCCGACATTTACATTTTTAAAATCAGCCATACAGCGGGGCTGCCACATCATTACAGCTAATAAGGAAATGTTTGCCCATCACGGGAAAGAACTGCTTGAGCTCGCAGCGGAGAAAAATGTTTCTGTTGGATTTGAAGCCACTGTAGCAGGTGGAATTCCAGTCATACAAACACTTAGACAGCTTTTAAATATTAATCGTGTCAAGCAGGTCCGAGGAATTCTAAATGGAACTTCCAATTTTATTCTTTCAGAAATGAGGGAAAAGAAGCAGTCATTTGCACAGGCACTAGTATTAGCACAAGAGAATGGCTATGCTGAAGCTGATCCAACAAATGACGTGGAGGGCTTTGATGCCTTTTATAAAACCATGATTTTAAGCAGACTCGCTTTTGGAGAAGAACCAAATTGGCAGGATGTTGACCGCGAAGGAATTACATCCATAACAAGTGAATTGATTGAAGCTGCAGAAACGGCGGGGCTAAGGTTTAAGCATATTGCAAGTATAACAAGGCTAGGCGGTCAAATTAAAGCAACAGTAAAACCAGCTCTCGTGGGAAAAGAGCATCCATTTTACCATGTAGAAGGAGTTCAGAACGCAGTAAATGTCTACTCGGATATTGTAGGGGAAATTACACTTCAGGGGCCGGGAGCTGGAATGTTTCCTACGGCGAGTGCTGTCATTGAGGATTTAGTCTATGTGTGTCAAAATCCTCCGGGAAAACGCACTGTTACACGTTCTCAAGAAGTGGTAACTGAATTTAGTAAAAATGATAAGCAGGAAACCTGGCTAGTGCACGGATTGACGCATAAACCAATCACTCCAGCAATTACTTGGATTGAGGAAGTGGAAGAAGGAACGCATGTCATCAGAGCATCAAGCAAAGAGGTAATACAGCTGGCAAAACAACAAAAAAACCTCGTGTATTTTCCAATAATAGGAGAGTACGAGCGAGTGAAACAGGTAAAAGCTGCGCTTAAGGCATTGTAA
- the argH gene encoding argininosuccinate lyase, with protein sequence MSKLWGGRFTKETNKLVEEFTASISFDQKLAKEDIAGSLAHVQMLGECGIIPVEDAEKIKDGLLAIQKMVHANEVEFLVEDEDIHMNIEKLLIEKIGPVGGKLHTGRSRNDQVATDMHLYLRTKTTELIKLLEDVQEALVEQAKEHVQTLIPGYTHLQRAQPVSFAHHLMAYFWMFERDKERLIDSLKRVNWLPLGSGALAGTTFPINRERVAELLGFETVYPNSMDAVSDRDFILEFLSIGSIIMTHISRFSEELVIWSSQEFQFVELDDSFCTGSSIMPQKKNPDVPELLRGKTGRTYGNLIGLLTVLKGLPLAYNKDLQEDKEGMFDTVETLEGSLKLLAPMIETMTVKKDVMRKAINNDFSNATDIADYLVTKGLPFREAHEVIGKIVLYSIQSNKFLLDLSFEEYQEFSPLFEEDIYEVLAPEHVVAVRNSFGGTAPEQVGKQIQLAEGKLKR encoded by the coding sequence ATGTCTAAGTTATGGGGCGGACGATTTACAAAGGAAACCAACAAGCTCGTAGAAGAATTTACAGCATCCATATCTTTTGATCAAAAGTTAGCAAAAGAGGATATTGCCGGAAGCCTGGCACATGTGCAAATGCTTGGTGAATGTGGCATTATCCCAGTTGAGGATGCTGAAAAAATTAAGGACGGCCTTCTTGCGATTCAAAAAATGGTTCATGCAAACGAAGTAGAGTTTTTGGTAGAAGATGAAGATATTCACATGAATATCGAAAAGCTGTTGATAGAAAAAATCGGACCGGTGGGCGGTAAGCTACATACGGGGCGTAGCCGAAATGATCAAGTAGCTACTGATATGCACCTTTATTTAAGAACAAAAACAACGGAATTAATTAAATTGCTCGAAGATGTTCAGGAAGCTTTAGTCGAGCAGGCAAAAGAACATGTCCAAACCTTAATTCCAGGCTACACTCACCTCCAGCGTGCGCAGCCTGTATCGTTTGCTCACCATTTAATGGCATATTTTTGGATGTTCGAACGTGATAAAGAGAGACTGATTGATAGTTTGAAACGGGTGAACTGGCTTCCGCTTGGTTCGGGTGCGTTGGCAGGAACTACTTTTCCTATCAACCGTGAACGTGTAGCAGAACTACTAGGCTTTGAAACGGTGTATCCAAACAGTATGGATGCTGTCAGCGACCGTGATTTTATTCTTGAATTTCTATCAATTGGTTCTATCATCATGACGCATATTTCTCGTTTCTCCGAAGAATTAGTGATCTGGTCCAGCCAGGAGTTCCAATTTGTTGAACTGGATGATTCCTTCTGCACAGGCTCAAGTATTATGCCGCAAAAGAAAAATCCAGACGTACCAGAGCTGCTTCGTGGAAAAACAGGACGTACGTATGGCAATTTGATTGGGCTGCTGACGGTCCTTAAAGGATTGCCTCTAGCCTACAATAAGGACTTACAAGAAGATAAAGAAGGTATGTTTGATACGGTAGAAACATTGGAAGGTTCTTTGAAACTTTTAGCTCCAATGATTGAAACGATGACTGTTAAAAAAGATGTGATGCGAAAAGCGATTAACAATGACTTTTCGAATGCTACGGATATTGCAGATTATCTGGTAACTAAGGGGTTACCGTTCCGTGAGGCCCATGAAGTCATTGGAAAAATTGTTTTATACTCAATCCAGTCCAATAAGTTTTTACTAGATTTAAGCTTTGAAGAATATCAAGAGTTTAGTCCTTTATTTGAAGAGGATATTTACGAGGTTTTAGCGCCGGAACACGTAGTTGCGGTTCGAAACAGCTTTGGCGGCACGGCTCCAGAGCAGGTTGGGAAGCAAATTCAGCTTGCTGAGGGGAAATTGAAGCGTTAA